One Gemmatimonadaceae bacterium DNA segment encodes these proteins:
- a CDS encoding NAD(P)H-hydrate dehydratase — MPSAGGNDDKEARGRVLIVGGSNAIPGAVVLAGIAALRAGAGKLQIASTHTVAPFIGVSVPESMSIGLDETAAGGIRRQSLAKVIEHSNVSDATLIGPGMPNDVETGRLVALFLARVDGPAVVLDAAALTGLSEHASLLHRLDGRIVLTPHAGEMAAMLGMDKAEIDRDPGAAARDAAITMRAVVVLKGSHTIIAAPDGSVCRYDGGDVGLATSGSGDTLAGIVAGLLARGTDPLHAAAWAVFLHGAAGNALAKKMGRTGFLARELLAEIPAIMNGI, encoded by the coding sequence TTGCCCTCCGCAGGGGGCAATGACGACAAGGAGGCGCGCGGCCGGGTTCTAATCGTCGGCGGCAGCAACGCCATCCCCGGCGCGGTCGTCCTCGCCGGCATTGCGGCGTTGCGCGCCGGCGCCGGGAAACTGCAGATCGCCAGCACCCACACGGTCGCGCCGTTCATTGGCGTTAGCGTTCCTGAGTCGATGTCAATCGGTCTCGACGAGACAGCGGCTGGAGGAATCAGGAGGCAATCGCTGGCAAAGGTCATCGAGCACTCCAATGTCAGCGATGCGACCCTGATTGGGCCAGGCATGCCCAACGATGTCGAGACCGGACGTCTCGTCGCGCTGTTCCTTGCCCGGGTTGATGGTCCGGCCGTGGTCCTCGACGCCGCTGCGCTCACGGGACTGTCAGAGCACGCCAGCCTGCTCCATCGCCTCGACGGGAGGATTGTCCTGACGCCTCACGCGGGCGAGATGGCCGCTATGCTCGGAATGGACAAGGCGGAGATCGATCGCGACCCAGGTGCGGCGGCACGCGATGCAGCCATCACCATGCGGGCAGTGGTGGTTCTTAAGGGCTCCCATACAATCATCGCTGCACCTGATGGCAGTGTGTGCAGGTACGACGGTGGTGATGTTGGACTCGCCACCTCTGGCTCGGGCGATACCCTTGCCGGAATTGTCGCCGGGCTTCTGGCCCGCGGAACCGATCCGCTTCACGCCGCGGCATGGGCAGTCTTTCTGCACGGAGCGGCGGGAAATGCGCTTGCGAAAAAGATGGGCAGAACCGGATTTCTAGCCCGGGAGCTGCTCGCCGAGATCCCCGCGATCATGAACGGAATCTAG